From Drosophila virilis strain 15010-1051.87 chromosome X, Dvir_AGI_RSII-ME, whole genome shotgun sequence, the proteins below share one genomic window:
- the Vlet gene encoding COMM domain-containing protein 10, whose translation MSINWIKITERAREGIKIINALPYDTFTTVLLYVHRQMSPASAGAAATAAGASAAAPAVSVAGNATASGTVGTSVTTTERTGSGNGTSHTSSEPEYTLEELERLVGVPRADFLLLIKTFSYILRRISTFIIKPSHLQRELRDKLQLQDEAKIDAILRLWVRQTTPMLNNLASERYESNVIEDMAWKLNVEIASHCQQREKTALAVLQLKTGAGEDINFEMTQPELQQLFNQFEHIQSELDATLANMKGNQGEH comes from the exons ATGAGCATAAACTGGATCAAAATAACCGAACG TGCACGGGAGGGCATCAAAATCATCAATGCCCTGCCCTACGATACCTTCACCACGGTGCTGCTCTACGTGCACCGCCAGATGAGTCCGGCGAGCGCTGGCGCTGCAGCTACTGCTGCGGGTGCGTCCGCCGCGGCGCCGGCTGTCAGCGTCGCGGGCAATGCAACGGCCAGCGGCACGGTGGGCACGAGCGTAACGACCACGGAACGCACGGGCAGCGGCAACGGGACGAGCCATACGAGCAGCGAGCCGGAGTATACGCTGGAGGAGCTGGAACGTTTGGTGGGCGTGCCACGCGCAGATTTTCTGCTGCTAATCAAAACGTTCTCGTACATCTTGCGGCGCATCTCGACGTTCATCATCAAGCCCAGCCATTTGCAGCGCGAGCTGCGCGAcaaactgcagctgcaggacGAGGCGAAAATCGATGCCATATTGCGGCTATGGGTGCGCCAGACGACGCCGATGCTAAACAATTTGGCCAGCGAGCGTTACGAGTCGAATGTCATTGAGGATATGGCCTGGAAGCTGAACGTGGAGATTGCCTCGCATTGTCAGCAGCGCGAGAAGACGGCGCTGGCCGTGCTGCAGCTGAAGACGGGCGCCGGCGAGGACATCAACTTTGAGATGACGCAGccggagctgcagcagctgttcaATCAATTCGAGCACATCCAATCCGAGTTGGACGCAACGCTGGCCAACATGAAGGGTAACCAGGGCGAGCACTAA